In Nymphaea colorata isolate Beijing-Zhang1983 chromosome 3, ASM883128v2, whole genome shotgun sequence, a genomic segment contains:
- the LOC116249862 gene encoding protein JINGUBANG-like, which produces MRQKKHSSTADITNRSSGEVRNLCHGCLRWHDCSPSFSEHWRPIGVRNPLLSSDIGAIKSIVLSDTKIFTAHQDGKIRVWEQNRRQHLRQAAAIPTMTNFDVISAIAIRGGLLYSTSWDRTLKVWRLSDFRCLESVRAHDDAISALAVSADGTAYTGSADVTIKVWTRSTGANSQHSLVATLEMHRPAVNALALSSDGSVLYSGSSDRSVLVWEKEGGAGRMAVTSTLRGHSQAVLCVANALELLASGSADDTIRIWRRGINNQYSTVAVLEGHERPVKSLAIAPSECTSGLVLIYSGSLDGEIKAWRVTQP; this is translated from the exons ATGAGGCAGAAAAAGCACAGCAGCACCGCTGACATCACCAATCGTAGCTCCGGCGAAGTGCGCAA CCTCTGCCACGGCTGTCTTCGCTGGCACGACTGCTCTCCTTCGTTTTCCGAACACTGGCGACCTATCGGTGTTAGAAACCCACTCCTTTCCTCCGACATTGGCGCCATTAAGTCCATAGTTCTGTCTGACACAAAGATCTTCACCGCCCACCAGGATGGCAAGATCCGGGTCTGGGAGCAGAACAGGCGTCAGCACCTCCGCCAAGCCGCCGCCATCCCCACCATGACCAA CTTCGATGTCATCTCCGCCATTGCCATAAGAGGCGGCCTGCTCTACTCCACCTCATGGGACCGAACTCTCAAGGTCTGGAGGCTCTCCGACTTCCGCTGCCTCGAATCCGTCCGAGCCCACGACGACGCCATCAGTGCCCTCGCCGTCTCGGCCGATGGCACAGCCTACACCGGCTCGGCGGACGTAACTATCAAGGTCTGGACACGATCGACCGGCGCGAATAGCCAACACTCCCTGGTGGCAACCCTGGAGATGCACCGGCCGGCGGTCAATGCGCTTGCGCTCAGCTCGGATGGGTCGGTTCTCTACTCTGGTTCGAGTGACCGGTCCGTCTTGGTATGGGAGAAGGAGGGCGGTGCCGGCAGGATGGCAGTGACCAGCACGCTCCGCGGCCACAGCCAGGCCGTGCTTTGCGTCGCCAATGCGTTAGAACTCCTGGCCAGCGGCTCCGCCGACGACACGATCCGAATCTGGCGACGAGGCATCAACAACCAGTACAGCACGGTCGCAGTGCTCGAAGGACATGAACGGCCGGTCAAGTCATTGGCCATTGCTCCCTCGGAATGCACCTCAGGGTTGGTCCTCATCTACAGTGGAAGCTTAGACGGTGAAATCAAGGCCTGGCGAGTCACGCAACCTTGA
- the LOC116249827 gene encoding uncharacterized protein LOC116249827, with product MSLLRNFGRILIPQAVVSRGSSFFPRLFGPHLPSFSSPSFLQQQSRGIRVKVINGNLEQAIQVMQRKMVSSGMERLIRRAPTHHLKNSDKRILAQKNLQKRIKSQDLARKLRTILIKKVRGL from the coding sequence ATGAGTCTCTTGAGAAATTTCGGCCGGATCTTGATACCTCAGGCCGTCGTCTCACGCGGGTCCTCCTTTTTTCCCCGTCTGTTTGGCCCCCatttgccttctttttcttctccttccttcttgCAGCAGCAGTCGAGGGGAATCCGGGTGAAGGTGATAAATGGTAACCTGGAGCAGGCAATCCAGGTGATGCAGAGGAAGATGGTTTCTAGCGGCATGGAGAGGCTCATCAGAAGAGCCCCTACCCACCATCTGAAGAACTCAGACAAGCGAATCCTGGCTCAGAAGAACTTGCAGAAAAGGATCAAGTCGCAGGATTTGGCGAGGAAGCTTAGGACCATTTTGATCAAGAAAGTCAG